A window from Nitrosopumilus adriaticus encodes these proteins:
- a CDS encoding dicarboxylate/amino acid:cation symporter, with translation MVIKSFKHQIPQISYLVKKKLWAQVLVGLFLGLLLGLVLGPEAGIVDKDTSGIITTWLSIPAHLFLKIIQMIIVPLIFASIIRGLLSAGSVEQLRTMGISVAAFFVITTVIALGIGVFVATTIVPGNFVDSEAMLSSLEIDETEQLVENIEFNFLDIPQHIIGIIPSNPLTSFMSGEMLSIIIFALFVAIAMISLPKKKSESITDLLESIQEITMKVVSWAMRLAPLAAFGLMADIVSKVGLDALVGLGAYMGTVVIGLFIMMLAYIVIIKVFARRPIISTLKMMKDPLLLAFSTSSSAAVMPVSLKTAEEKMKVKPAVSQFVIPLGATINMNGTALYQIVAVFFLAQLFSIELGATTIILIAVTALMASIGAPSAPGAGIVILSSILLAAGVPVIGIVLLLGVDRILDMTRTMVNVSGDLTACLVFNKRIKAEHIPKS, from the coding sequence ATGGTCATAAAGTCTTTCAAGCACCAAATTCCTCAAATTTCATACCTAGTTAAGAAAAAACTATGGGCACAGGTTCTTGTTGGGTTGTTTTTGGGATTATTGCTAGGATTAGTCCTAGGTCCAGAAGCAGGAATTGTAGATAAAGACACTAGTGGAATTATCACCACTTGGCTTTCTATTCCTGCACATTTATTCCTCAAAATCATTCAGATGATAATTGTTCCTCTAATTTTTGCATCCATTATTAGAGGTCTTTTGTCAGCAGGTAGTGTAGAGCAACTTCGAACTATGGGGATTTCTGTTGCGGCATTTTTTGTAATTACCACAGTTATTGCTTTAGGTATTGGTGTATTTGTAGCTACAACAATAGTCCCAGGAAATTTTGTTGATAGTGAAGCAATGCTATCAAGTTTAGAAATTGATGAGACAGAACAACTTGTAGAAAATATAGAATTTAATTTTCTTGACATTCCTCAACACATCATAGGTATTATCCCCAGCAATCCTTTGACATCCTTTATGTCTGGGGAAATGCTGAGCATCATCATTTTTGCATTATTTGTTGCAATTGCAATGATCTCTCTTCCTAAAAAAAAATCAGAGTCAATAACGGATTTGCTGGAATCAATTCAAGAAATTACCATGAAAGTAGTTTCGTGGGCAATGAGATTAGCACCACTTGCAGCATTTGGTTTGATGGCAGATATCGTATCAAAAGTTGGACTTGATGCACTTGTAGGACTTGGTGCATATATGGGAACTGTGGTTATCGGACTCTTCATAATGATGCTAGCATATATTGTAATTATCAAAGTATTTGCACGTAGACCAATAATATCCACATTGAAAATGATGAAAGATCCTCTTCTTCTTGCATTTTCGACATCAAGTTCAGCTGCTGTAATGCCTGTTTCATTAAAGACAGCAGAAGAAAAGATGAAAGTTAAACCCGCAGTATCTCAATTTGTAATTCCACTAGGTGCTACAATCAACATGAATGGTACTGCATTATATCAAATTGTTGCAGTGTTCTTCCTTGCACAACTTTTCAGTATTGAGTTGGGTGCAACGACAATCATTCTAATTGCAGTAACTGCACTTATGGCATCAATTGGCGCCCCTTCAGCTCCCGGTGCTGGCATTGTAATTTTATCATCCATCCTACTAGCTGCCGGGGTACCAGTAATTGGGATAGTTCTATTGTTAGGTGTTGATAGAATTTTAGATATGACGAGAACAATGGTAAACGTAAGCGGAGATCTTACGGCGTGTTTGGTTTTCAATAAGAGAATAAAGGCAGAACATATACCTAAAAGTTAA
- a CDS encoding cation:proton antiporter has translation MTVEVTEFLALLALLLGGGMVGAGIMKKIKFPTIIGFILIGMIAGPYGLGIVDDVELINLLAELGIIILLFVVGLEFSLQKLRKAGMKAITVGMTELSIMFFLAYIGAFSFGWSHLESLYLAGILSISSTAISLRIMRDLKLVKTKEFDTIITILIVEDLAAVLLLVILGNASEGATLDLTGVGVLILQSLTFFVIALALGIKLIPKLLEKIHGLDIPEGPFITALALGFGLAVLAHFLGQSSAIGAFIMGMIIASSKHSESITKKILPLRDFFGVIFFVSIGMLVNIMAIPEVALISIPIIILAVVGKFIGNFFGSSIGGHGIVSSSTIGSVMVPRGEFSFIMAKQAVDSGSVRDTLYPVTMLVTLATMLCMPLLLKILPTLADKKSHIPMNVLNPIHIVGKFFNNLMNTPDDNSQFNILLKKHGLKFFVNLMVVIAILAIIDYFNDDIVTIISTLGIPLPIEPEILLTIISILLIIYPVIAMLGKIENLVTSISDILSTKLIPADTQRLEEKPLHRLMRNIFFIGFILILIAIMQPYIADIVELPFLPFIISGIGLTIAIILIADSVFVFQKLSHGHIMESLMKEDETFEPE, from the coding sequence TTGACAGTAGAAGTTACAGAATTTCTTGCACTGTTGGCCCTACTGCTGGGTGGAGGAATGGTTGGTGCAGGAATTATGAAAAAAATAAAATTCCCAACTATTATCGGCTTTATCTTAATTGGAATGATTGCAGGACCTTATGGACTTGGAATTGTTGATGATGTTGAATTAATCAATCTTTTAGCTGAACTAGGAATAATTATTCTTCTCTTTGTTGTAGGGTTGGAATTCAGTCTTCAAAAATTACGAAAAGCTGGAATGAAAGCAATCACAGTTGGAATGACTGAATTATCAATAATGTTTTTTCTGGCATACATTGGAGCCTTTTCATTTGGCTGGTCCCATTTAGAATCTCTTTACCTAGCAGGAATATTGTCAATCAGCAGTACTGCTATCTCTTTACGAATAATGAGGGATCTTAAGCTAGTAAAAACAAAAGAATTTGATACTATTATTACAATTTTGATTGTTGAGGATCTTGCAGCAGTTTTACTTTTAGTTATTTTAGGCAATGCCTCTGAAGGAGCTACGCTCGATTTGACCGGTGTTGGAGTTTTGATTTTACAAAGTTTGACATTTTTTGTTATTGCGCTAGCTCTTGGAATTAAATTAATTCCAAAACTTTTGGAGAAGATTCATGGATTGGATATTCCCGAAGGCCCGTTTATCACAGCTCTTGCTTTGGGTTTTGGATTGGCAGTTTTGGCACATTTTCTAGGTCAAAGTTCAGCTATTGGCGCATTTATTATGGGAATGATTATCGCATCATCAAAACATTCTGAAAGCATTACGAAAAAAATTCTTCCATTAAGAGACTTTTTTGGTGTAATATTCTTCGTATCTATTGGAATGCTGGTAAACATTATGGCAATACCTGAGGTTGCCTTGATATCCATACCCATAATTATTCTAGCCGTTGTTGGAAAATTTATTGGAAATTTCTTTGGATCTTCAATTGGTGGTCATGGCATTGTTAGTTCTTCGACTATTGGGTCTGTAATGGTTCCTAGAGGTGAGTTTTCCTTTATCATGGCAAAGCAGGCTGTCGATAGTGGTTCCGTTAGAGATACTCTGTACCCAGTTACTATGTTGGTGACTCTTGCTACGATGCTCTGCATGCCATTACTGTTGAAAATATTGCCAACACTTGCAGATAAAAAAAGCCATATTCCAATGAATGTTTTAAACCCAATTCACATTGTTGGGAAATTTTTTAATAATTTGATGAATACTCCTGATGATAACAGCCAATTCAATATACTTTTGAAAAAGCATGGGCTGAAATTTTTTGTTAATCTGATGGTTGTAATAGCAATTCTTGCAATTATTGATTACTTTAATGATGATATAGTGACAATTATTTCTACACTTGGTATTCCCCTCCCTATTGAACCTGAAATACTTTTGACAATTATTAGCATATTGTTAATTATCTATCCTGTAATTGCAATGCTTGGTAAAATTGAAAATTTAGTTACAAGTATATCTGATATTTTATCTACCAAATTAATTCCTGCAGACACACAACGACTCGAAGAGAAACCACTCCATAGATTAATGAGAAATATTTTCTTTATTGGTTTTATTTTGATACTTATAGCTATCATGCAACCTTACATTGCAGATATTGTGGAACTTCCATTTTTGCCCTTTATCATATCTGGAATCGGGCTTACCATAGCAATAATTTTGATAGCCGATTCTGTATTTGTATTCCAAAAGCTATCTCACGGCCATATTATGGAAAGTTTGATGAAAGAAGATGAAACTTTTGAGCCTGAATAG
- a CDS encoding SHOCT domain-containing protein → METENKKSETDEKVIEKKQEKFVNTLEKNYSDALEHTKNFGKDSIEKISEVSSSGAKFIKSKPYWESLKSRSHKIKEKTSEQGLEFKKNSPKFYKKISNAFFNFFETIVGRIKLGTQYGAPSLEILERLAKLNELGIITKEEFNRKKKKLLERI, encoded by the coding sequence ATGGAAACTGAAAACAAGAAATCTGAAACTGATGAAAAAGTTATCGAGAAAAAGCAAGAAAAATTTGTAAATACTCTGGAAAAAAATTATTCAGATGCACTAGAGCATACAAAGAATTTTGGAAAAGACTCTATTGAAAAAATTAGCGAGGTTAGTTCTAGTGGAGCTAAATTCATAAAATCAAAACCTTATTGGGAATCTTTGAAAAGTAGGTCTCACAAAATCAAAGAAAAAACTTCTGAACAAGGTCTGGAATTTAAAAAAAATAGTCCTAAATTTTACAAGAAAATTAGTAATGCATTTTTTAATTTCTTTGAGACAATAGTAGGACGAATAAAACTTGGTACTCAATATGGTGCTCCCAGTCTTGAGATCCTAGAAAGACTCGCAAAACTAAATGAGCTTGGAATTATTACAAAAGAAGAATTTAACAGGAAAAAGAAAAAACTCTTAGAGAGAATCTGA
- a CDS encoding M20/M25/M40 family metallo-hydrolase, which produces MKVALIYNENEIDPNDVINVFGMTTKEHYSKKAVEKVAQALEKGGHTVKVVEGDIHLADELREFMPKVVAGDTPGMVFNMAYGIQGQNRYTHVPAMMEMLGIPYIGSGPAGHAIVQDKVMTKIVLQKNNIPTPGFWVFRTPDDKHDDLIFPVIVKPKLESTSMGMEVVDNWDDLRAAVKVQIEKFQQDILVEQFISGREFAVGVLGNFPNVDILPIVEINLDNPDQIQTISDKKKKGGVDKTCPAKLSKEKTEEMRQMCINAFSSLGLNDYSRVDFRMDKDENLYILELNSMASLGQGGSLFYAAKTAGYTYESLINKILDVAVIRYFGSSVPHHETETDLTQPLRVVSRTYLRGHLQSLKESLRDFVNLNTHVYNLEHVNQLGGLLSKRLKHLGFEEQIHRELDVGDFHYFTNHSESQNDVLIISHLDTHYGPDDLISYYENNDQIIGSGIAESKGGLVVMLGALHALRFAKKLRKIKCAVLLTTDDSLGGRYSKRLVNEYSKKSKYVIGLKSGSKDGGIITTCYGRSDYQIRFTATSSQSESDIHGIIPVLAKKLHALEKLSKNEEDYKLRTTSVIAKGSHGHTPNYATLSLTCSYQTAKLGEILDTKIQTIMKKREEGSKKLDVAINKIQTRPPVLEEPSDTKFYEMVEDLAKKHDVKIKKHCQIVSSDISNVPSELPALDGFGPLGHNYRSPKEYILHDSILERAALLASVLYKCSEK; this is translated from the coding sequence ATGAAAGTTGCACTAATCTATAATGAAAATGAAATTGATCCAAATGATGTAATCAATGTTTTTGGAATGACAACAAAAGAGCATTACAGTAAAAAGGCTGTTGAAAAAGTTGCACAGGCATTAGAGAAAGGTGGGCATACGGTAAAGGTGGTAGAAGGTGATATTCATCTTGCAGATGAATTGCGTGAATTTATGCCAAAAGTAGTTGCAGGTGACACTCCTGGTATGGTTTTCAACATGGCATATGGTATTCAAGGTCAGAATAGATACACACACGTTCCTGCAATGATGGAGATGTTGGGAATTCCTTACATTGGTTCAGGACCTGCAGGCCATGCAATTGTTCAAGATAAAGTAATGACCAAAATTGTATTGCAGAAAAATAATATTCCAACTCCTGGATTTTGGGTTTTCAGAACACCTGATGATAAACATGATGATTTAATTTTTCCAGTTATTGTTAAACCAAAACTTGAATCAACTTCAATGGGAATGGAGGTTGTAGATAACTGGGATGATCTTCGAGCCGCAGTTAAAGTGCAAATAGAAAAGTTTCAACAGGATATTCTAGTTGAACAATTTATTTCGGGAAGGGAGTTTGCAGTTGGAGTTTTAGGAAATTTCCCAAATGTTGACATTTTGCCTATTGTTGAAATTAATCTAGATAATCCTGATCAAATCCAAACCATTTCTGATAAAAAGAAAAAAGGTGGAGTTGATAAAACATGTCCTGCAAAATTATCCAAAGAAAAAACAGAAGAAATGCGTCAAATGTGTATAAACGCGTTTTCATCTTTGGGTTTGAATGACTACAGCAGAGTTGATTTCCGAATGGATAAAGATGAGAATCTATACATTCTTGAATTAAATTCTATGGCCAGTCTTGGACAAGGAGGTTCATTATTTTATGCTGCCAAAACTGCAGGTTACACATACGAATCTTTAATCAATAAAATTCTTGATGTTGCTGTTATCCGATATTTTGGTTCTTCTGTACCCCACCATGAAACTGAAACTGATTTAACACAACCTCTTCGTGTTGTATCAAGAACATATTTGAGAGGTCATCTTCAAAGTCTAAAAGAATCTTTGAGAGATTTTGTTAATCTAAATACACATGTGTATAATCTTGAGCATGTCAACCAACTTGGTGGATTACTTTCCAAAAGATTGAAGCATCTGGGATTTGAAGAACAAATTCATAGAGAATTAGATGTAGGTGATTTTCATTACTTTACGAACCATTCAGAATCACAAAATGATGTACTGATAATTTCTCATCTTGACACACACTATGGCCCTGATGATTTGATTAGTTATTATGAAAATAATGATCAAATTATTGGTTCTGGAATTGCTGAAAGTAAGGGCGGGTTGGTAGTGATGTTGGGCGCTTTGCATGCACTTCGCTTTGCAAAAAAACTCCGAAAAATCAAATGTGCTGTATTGCTTACCACTGATGATAGTTTGGGAGGACGTTACAGCAAGAGATTAGTCAATGAATATTCAAAAAAATCAAAGTACGTAATCGGATTAAAGTCTGGCAGTAAAGATGGTGGAATTATTACAACCTGTTATGGTAGAAGTGATTATCAAATCAGATTTACTGCAACCTCGTCTCAATCTGAATCTGACATTCATGGAATAATTCCAGTTTTGGCAAAAAAATTGCATGCACTTGAAAAACTTTCAAAGAATGAAGAAGACTACAAATTAAGAACCACTTCTGTAATTGCTAAAGGCTCTCATGGGCATACTCCGAATTATGCAACATTATCTTTAACTTGCAGTTATCAAACTGCAAAACTTGGAGAGATACTTGACACAAAAATTCAGACTATCATGAAAAAAAGAGAAGAAGGATCTAAAAAATTAGATGTTGCAATAAATAAAATACAAACAAGACCGCCAGTTTTAGAAGAGCCATCTGATACCAAATTCTATGAAATGGTTGAAGATCTTGCTAAAAAGCATGATGTGAAAATCAAAAAACATTGTCAAATTGTATCCTCTGATATTAGTAACGTTCCAAGTGAACTTCCAGCTTTGGATGGATTTGGACCTCTAGGACACAATTATCGCTCACCAAAAGAATACATCCTTCATGACAGCATTTTAGAGAGAGCAGCTTTATTGGCTTCGGTTTTATACAAATGCTCTGAGAAATAA
- a CDS encoding potassium channel family protein, translating into MKLLISLFVISAAVVGISGMGIFLVESPHEDAQITNLLDAFWWASATVTTVGYGDVVPVTELGRVMGIVLMFVGIAIIGTFISALGALLIGSRLKKHETVESSTKSLIIKKIGDIENLEKHEVELLISMVKDLHDEAKDNRQKN; encoded by the coding sequence TTGAAACTTCTAATCTCACTTTTTGTGATCTCTGCTGCCGTAGTGGGTATTAGTGGTATGGGGATTTTTTTAGTAGAATCCCCTCATGAGGATGCCCAAATTACAAATTTGCTTGATGCATTTTGGTGGGCCTCTGCTACTGTTACTACCGTGGGATATGGCGATGTGGTTCCAGTTACAGAACTTGGAAGGGTCATGGGAATTGTTTTGATGTTTGTAGGAATTGCGATTATTGGTACTTTTATCTCTGCACTAGGTGCTTTACTTATTGGATCTAGATTAAAGAAACACGAGACTGTTGAATCTTCAACAAAGTCATTGATAATTAAGAAAATTGGCGATATTGAGAATTTGGAAAAACATGAGGTTGAATTGTTAATCTCTATGGTAAAAGACTTGCATGATGAAGCAAAAGATAATCGTCAAAAAAATTGA
- a CDS encoding universal stress protein, with protein MITRKIKKIVIPYDGSIYSKHAFDMALNLAQKYNSKLILLTCIEKINGSWYGKEFSHLYQKDVKNYREKILKETSKLELISKKKKISTTTKIFVTDSIVEQILSFTKSTKADMIVMGSHGRSGIDKLILGSIANGVVQRSKIPVLVVR; from the coding sequence ATGATAACCAGAAAAATCAAAAAAATTGTTATTCCATATGATGGTTCAATATATTCAAAACATGCATTTGACATGGCACTAAATTTGGCACAAAAATATAACTCAAAATTAATTCTACTCACATGTATTGAAAAGATTAACGGGAGTTGGTATGGAAAAGAATTCTCACATTTGTATCAAAAAGATGTAAAAAACTATCGAGAAAAAATCCTTAAAGAAACATCAAAATTAGAATTGATTTCTAAAAAGAAGAAAATCTCTACGACAACAAAAATCTTTGTAACTGATTCAATAGTTGAGCAAATACTTTCATTTACAAAATCCACCAAAGCTGATATGATTGTAATGGGCTCTCATGGAAGATCTGGGATTGATAAATTAATACTGGGTAGCATTGCAAATGGTGTTGTTCAAAGGTCTAAAATTCCTGTCTTGGTAGTAAGATAA
- a CDS encoding cation:proton antiporter: MSFEPILYIGILLLAAKLFGEIMHRINQPTILGNVLAGIIVGPALFALVQPIDEIELFISIGVFFLFFLIGLEEIDLAGLFRVIRGRIFAGSAAAFLIPFIVAGIFGMALDMDFIKSFAIASVIAASSLGVTAKVLSDLGKLKSTIGLEIFTVAAIVEFIAIIVTSIMIQISTSETPEFSEFIWLFVKMIIFFAVAGFVSVFILPRFFRYIKKHLQVTQIYFGVVIGVILLVAYFAEVSGIHGAIGALLLGIAISRMNRDDYHEISKNVHAVGYGIFIPIFFAGIGLHFSTAFLDLELWVIAGFLVIMIGVKFLGSYIAVRIAQMRPATTVAYGVMSKGAVDLALMLSLLQVNILNNSLFSLLVLGTLMTMIISSVELQRKLKKITTFKVGTIEMGLVPGYFRRVVSDVTAMMVINTAYLKTTKDVTIKDFLKNNTLDKRPFLVFDDSDELVGVVSKREIDKSHKKTRDITTVGDVMYEKVPTVLPSEYLYSVIQKMNSYPFEMIPVVDPEDLKKVVGIISNHDIMNLLVEPKKS; encoded by the coding sequence TTGTCGTTTGAGCCTATTTTGTATATTGGAATCTTACTCCTAGCTGCTAAACTATTTGGTGAAATTATGCATAGAATTAATCAGCCTACTATTTTGGGTAATGTTCTTGCAGGAATAATTGTTGGACCTGCCCTTTTTGCACTTGTACAACCTATTGATGAAATTGAACTTTTCATATCGATTGGAGTATTTTTCCTGTTTTTCTTAATTGGCCTTGAAGAAATTGATCTTGCAGGACTCTTCCGTGTTATTCGAGGTAGAATCTTTGCAGGCTCTGCAGCTGCATTTTTGATCCCTTTCATAGTGGCTGGAATTTTTGGAATGGCTTTGGATATGGATTTTATAAAATCATTTGCTATTGCAAGTGTAATCGCTGCCTCTAGCCTGGGAGTTACTGCCAAAGTTCTAAGTGATCTTGGAAAATTAAAATCTACAATTGGTCTTGAGATTTTTACTGTAGCTGCAATTGTTGAATTCATTGCAATCATTGTAACAAGTATTATGATTCAAATCAGCACAAGTGAAACACCCGAATTTTCAGAGTTTATCTGGCTATTTGTAAAAATGATCATATTCTTTGCAGTTGCAGGATTCGTATCTGTATTTATTTTACCTCGTTTTTTCCGTTACATAAAAAAACATCTGCAAGTAACACAAATTTATTTTGGTGTCGTAATTGGTGTCATACTGTTAGTTGCATATTTTGCAGAGGTCAGTGGAATTCATGGTGCAATTGGTGCATTACTTTTAGGAATTGCAATCTCTAGAATGAATAGGGATGATTATCATGAAATTTCAAAAAATGTACATGCAGTAGGGTATGGTATTTTTATTCCCATATTCTTTGCTGGAATAGGACTTCACTTCAGTACAGCGTTTCTTGATTTAGAATTATGGGTAATAGCTGGATTTCTTGTAATAATGATTGGCGTAAAATTCCTTGGCTCTTACATTGCAGTGCGTATTGCACAGATGCGACCTGCAACGACTGTTGCATATGGTGTCATGTCTAAAGGAGCAGTTGATTTGGCATTAATGCTGTCTTTGTTACAAGTTAATATTTTGAATAATAGTTTGTTCTCATTATTGGTACTTGGAACACTGATGACTATGATAATTTCTAGTGTTGAACTTCAGCGTAAACTAAAGAAAATAACAACTTTCAAAGTTGGAACTATTGAAATGGGGTTGGTTCCAGGTTATTTTAGAAGAGTGGTTTCAGATGTTACTGCAATGATGGTGATCAACACTGCATATCTAAAGACAACAAAGGATGTTACAATCAAAGACTTTCTTAAAAATAATACATTGGACAAAAGACCCTTCTTGGTTTTTGATGATAGTGATGAATTGGTGGGGGTTGTCTCAAAACGTGAAATAGACAAATCCCATAAAAAAACTCGTGATATCACAACTGTTGGTGATGTAATGTATGAAAAGGTCCCTACAGTATTGCCTAGTGAATATCTTTATTCAGTAATTCAAAAGATGAATTCTTACCCATTTGAAATGATACCTGTAGTAGATCCCGAAGATTTGAAAAAAGTAGTTGGCATTATTTCAAATCATGATATAATGAATTTATTAGTAGAACCAAAAAAATCGTGA
- a CDS encoding hemolysin family protein: MDFVVIEIIVIGILICFYALFSGLEIAIVGVRRSKVIRMYRKNIPGSSPLYKLKMNPAMMTSGVNLGNTLVNVASSVLAADVAIKLLGSQGVGITIGIMTFVILIFGEILPKTFCNVNPEKASLKLSGILLAFTYVMYPFVKLLEYITRFILNLFGGYSQRPRPITEEEIKEVIDLGYADKAIEKEERDLVYNALEFDDKPIKDVMTPKENVFSLNGTLTLSKTISKIKEKGFSRIPVYEKTSDSIVGILHIWDIARLAEIKFPTTKISTLSRKPFFIYSSERISHLLIELKKQDMHMAIVLNEQDQLVGIITVEDLLEEIVGDIVGEAKK, from the coding sequence ATGGATTTTGTTGTTATTGAAATTATTGTAATTGGAATTTTAATATGCTTTTATGCTCTTTTTAGTGGGCTTGAAATTGCAATTGTTGGGGTCAGACGTTCTAAAGTTATTCGTATGTATAGAAAAAACATTCCTGGCTCATCACCTCTCTACAAATTAAAAATGAACCCTGCAATGATGACCTCTGGCGTTAATTTGGGAAATACTTTGGTTAACGTTGCATCTTCTGTTCTGGCAGCTGATGTTGCGATAAAACTACTTGGAAGTCAAGGAGTTGGGATAACTATTGGAATAATGACATTTGTAATTTTGATTTTTGGGGAAATATTGCCAAAGACATTTTGTAATGTTAATCCCGAAAAAGCATCTCTAAAATTAAGTGGAATTCTATTAGCATTCACTTATGTGATGTATCCTTTTGTCAAACTCTTAGAATACATCACGCGCTTCATCTTGAATCTTTTTGGCGGTTATTCACAAAGACCTAGACCAATAACTGAAGAAGAAATCAAGGAAGTAATAGATTTAGGCTATGCCGATAAAGCCATTGAAAAAGAAGAGCGTGATCTTGTGTATAATGCATTAGAGTTTGATGATAAACCAATTAAAGATGTTATGACTCCAAAAGAAAATGTTTTTTCATTGAATGGAACATTGACTTTATCTAAAACCATCTCAAAAATTAAAGAAAAGGGTTTTTCACGAATTCCCGTTTATGAAAAAACATCAGATAGTATTGTTGGAATATTGCATATTTGGGATATTGCCCGACTGGCTGAAATAAAATTTCCCACCACCAAAATAAGCACTTTGTCCCGAAAGCCTTTCTTTATTTATTCCAGTGAAAGAATTAGCCATCTTTTGATTGAACTCAAGAAACAAGATATGCATATGGCAATTGTTCTAAATGAGCAAGATCAACTGGTTGGAATAATCACTGTTGAAGATTTGTTGGAAGAAATTGTAGGCGACATTGTAGGAGAGGCAAAAAAATAA
- a CDS encoding Lrp/AsnC ligand binding domain-containing protein → MEAYILINCTLGKESTIISELKQLIEIIEINGVWGKYDIFLKVSTTDPNGVEQVVKRLRNHPDVTDTYTMHVLYGQGGTIDNG, encoded by the coding sequence ATGGAAGCATACATTCTAATCAATTGTACATTGGGTAAAGAATCCACAATTATTTCTGAGCTAAAACAATTAATAGAAATAATTGAAATTAATGGTGTCTGGGGAAAGTATGATATTTTTCTTAAAGTTTCCACAACTGATCCCAACGGTGTTGAACAGGTAGTAAAGCGACTAAGAAATCATCCTGATGTAACTGACACCTATACCATGCATGTTCTTTATGGTCAGGGTGGGACAATAGACAATGGATGA
- a CDS encoding PRC-barrel domain-containing protein, translating into MSLKITEQKTQLTKNCYLEDFIGKTVFDSKGQNCGKIKSILIDRQKFSVSGILVKKRFSKEYFLSQDYFEEFAESGLTLNSIPIKPGDKVADVDGKNIGRVVQINLNSETNKLESLEIKSKFKSVIIPSERIIAVGDKIKIKLF; encoded by the coding sequence ATGAGCTTAAAAATTACTGAACAAAAAACCCAATTAACAAAGAATTGTTATCTTGAAGACTTTATTGGGAAAACTGTTTTTGATAGTAAAGGTCAGAATTGTGGTAAAATAAAATCTATTTTGATTGATAGGCAAAAATTTTCAGTGTCTGGAATTTTGGTCAAAAAAAGATTTTCAAAAGAATATTTTTTATCACAGGATTATTTTGAGGAATTCGCTGAATCTGGGCTTACCTTGAACTCGATCCCAATAAAGCCTGGAGACAAAGTTGCAGATGTTGATGGAAAGAATATTGGTCGTGTAGTTCAAATAAATCTAAATTCTGAGACCAATAAACTTGAGTCCCTTGAGATAAAATCGAAATTTAAATCTGTAATTATTCCATCTGAACGAATTATTGCAGTTGGGGATAAAATCAAAATAAAATTATTCTAA
- a CDS encoding PD-(D/E)XK nuclease family protein produces the protein MLKIREPELLDREDGHWYKTKFDQIYPSISTILSATSSDTKQNSLKSWRENEPAHEYITAQAQDIGTQSHKIIEDYLSKSLSLDEFDLLPIAHFNNLKPYLENISNVTSIEQRMYSDKLKVAGTSDLIAEYDGELSIIDYKTKRKPQVDEYMYEYYLQTTCYAQMFQEVTGRKINQVVILVSSEKNTRQEFIKTCDDYIEPLYERIEKYYLTSLN, from the coding sequence ATGCTGAAAATTAGGGAACCTGAATTATTAGATCGTGAAGATGGGCATTGGTATAAAACAAAATTTGATCAGATTTACCCTTCTATTAGCACCATTCTCTCAGCTACTTCTTCTGATACAAAACAAAATAGCCTAAAATCTTGGAGAGAAAATGAGCCTGCACATGAATACATTACTGCACAAGCCCAAGATATAGGAACTCAATCCCATAAAATAATTGAAGATTATCTGAGTAAGAGTTTGTCATTAGACGAGTTTGATTTACTTCCTATTGCTCATTTTAATAATTTAAAACCATACTTGGAAAATATTTCTAATGTTACATCTATTGAACAAAGAATGTATTCAGATAAACTAAAGGTTGCAGGTACCAGTGATTTGATTGCTGAGTATGACGGTGAATTATCAATTATTGATTACAAGACAAAAAGAAAGCCTCAGGTGGATGAATACATGTATGAATATTATTTGCAGACTACATGTTATGCCCAAATGTTTCAAGAAGTAACTGGAAGAAAAATCAACCAAGTGGTGATTTTAGTCAGTAGTGAAAAAAACACCCGCCAGGAATTCATAAAGACATGTGATGACTATATTGAGCCCCTTTACGAAAGAATTGAAAAATACTATCTGACTAGTCTTAATTGA